AAGCCGACTTCGTTTGTTTCAGTGTGCATTGCAGCAATGACACCCGCAAGGAAAGAACCTTCGTGTTCAGCGAATGTGATATTGGCAATATTATCAATCATATCGCCATTTTCATCTGTAACCACTGTATCAACAATCGCAAAATACTGATCAGGGTTCTGCTGAGCTACATCACGGATTGCATCTTCCATCAAAAAGCCGATCCCGAAAGTCAGATCCGTGCCTTCACGTGCAAGGCGATTCAAGTTCGGAGCGTAGTCAGATGAATCACTTGACTGAATGTAATCCACTTCTGTTTCAGGGAAATCTTCGCCAAACATGGTGAGACCCGCCCAAGCTGATTCGTTAAAGGAGCGGTCATCAACGCCACCTACGTCCGTAACCATCTTGGATGAGAAACCGGCACCGTCCCCGGCAGCTTCGTTTCCTTCGTTGTTGTTTCCTTCGTTGTCAACATTTTCTTCAACGTTGTTGTTACCATCGTTGTTTCCTTCGTTGACCGGTGTTGTGTTTTCGTTGTTGTCATTGCCGCATGCTGCAAGCACTGTTGCCGCTAAAACGGATGACATGAGAACTGTAAATCGTTTCTTCATTTTGTAATCCCCCTTGGAATGTTTTTATGTTGCACTGTACTGTTTTGACAATACAGGTGCATACAGACTCATTATGCCACAAACTGTTTGAAAAAAGAATGCTCTTTATTTTTATAAAACGATTTCATTTGTCAGATTTTATCGATCACTTGTACGATGTCTGACAACTGGTCGCTTTAAAAAATACCTTAAGCGCTTTCAAGGTATTTATAATATATCATGGTTCCGAAAATTAATAAATACCTTTGCCCAAAATTATTTTATGATTTTTTCAATACGTAGAAGTAGACACCCGTCACGGCCAATATTCCTGAAAAAAGTTTCCCTGTCATCATTGCACTTACCATATCGGGTTCAAGGGCCGCGGTAAAACCGAGATGACCTCCGAGCACGAAGGCACCGCTGACGGAGAAGGCGATATTCATTAACTTGCCTTTCTCCGACATTAGATGAAGATTTCGAAACATGGGAATACTGTGCGCAAGAGACGATACAAAGCCGGTTACCGCCACATCATCCTCAATCGACGTCCTGCTTGTCACTGCCGGAATCACGTGTTTC
This genomic window from [Bacillus] selenitireducens MLS10 contains:
- a CDS encoding BMP family lipoprotein, translated to MKKRFTVLMSSVLAATVLAACGNDNNENTTPVNEGNNDGNNNVEENVDNEGNNNEGNEAAGDGAGFSSKMVTDVGGVDDRSFNESAWAGLTMFGEDFPETEVDYIQSSDSSDYAPNLNRLAREGTDLTFGIGFLMEDAIRDVAQQNPDQYFAIVDTVVTDENGDMIDNIANITFAEHEGSFLAGVIAAMHTETNEVGFIGGVESDLIKKFENGFKAGVHSVDADIEIAIQYAQDFNDASLGQQIADGMYAGGADIIYHAAGGTGNGLFTEAIDRNEGGETVWAIGVDQDQALTEGDWSGGNVILTSMVKRVDQSVYTLSEQTMNGDFPGGEVLEFALEDEGVGIAETRDNVSDEAIDAVNDFRDQIINGDIVVPQTDDEYDEWYSSL